The Tachyglossus aculeatus isolate mTacAcu1 chromosome 27, mTacAcu1.pri, whole genome shotgun sequence genomic interval cgggtgggggggagattGGGTGGCTGGGGAGAACTAGATACAGTTTCCACGCAAGCTCCAGGGAGCAGAGAATAGAGTCCcacaagcagaagctcctcaagggtaggaaCCAACCAGCTGTTCCCATGTATGCCTTCTAGCATCCAGCAGGGAGGAGCGCAGTAAAATGCTCCGCCCTcagcagacactcagtaaatgatgCCGGACATTGCATAACTCACCAGTGAACCAACTGATGCCCGTGCACCAAAGGGCTGATGGGGTGGCCGACCCGGAAGGTGCCTTGGCTTTGGCCTGATCCCTGGTACCTCCCATCCCCTGACAGCAAGAGGGGCTTCCCTGAGGTCTAGCCAACACTCCAGACCTGTGGCATTTGGGGAGCTAAGCCAAGGGGCGGAGGGGGTGTCAAGATgccccaccctgcttccctccGCCACTccattcctccccccaccccccctcgctCTTCAGCCTGTCTGTCCTTCCCAACCCTTCCGCCCTTCTGCCTTGCAGGTACAGAACCTAGCGGTCCGGACCCAGCAGGCCTCGGCCCCCAGCGCCCCCATGTCCGGCCCCACCCAAAAGACCCCTCCCACCGCTGCCCCCCCAGCCTCGGGGCTGGCCCAGGCCTCCACCCAGGCTCTGGCCGTGGCCCACGCCACCTCCGGGGGAGCCGGCCAGTCGCTGAACCTCAGCCAGGCCGGAGGAACCGGGGGACCCGGAGGGCCGGGGGCTGCTGGCGGGAGTGGGGTCCCGGGCCCGCTGggtcccggggggctggggggaagctgCCCGCGGAAGGGCACGGGCGTGGTGCAGCCGCTCCCCGCGGCCCAGGCGGTGACCGTCAGCCAGGGCAGCCAGACGGAGGCCGAGAGCGCGGCCACCAAGAAGGCGGAGGCGGAGGGGACCGGGCCCCAGAGCGTCGGCATGAACCTGACCCGCACCTCTGCACCGGCTCCCGGGCAGACCCTCATCAGCTCAGGTGAGACCCACTACgctgccccgcccctccccccccacgcTTCTGCCCGTAAGGAGTTGGAGCCTCGGTTTCTCCGCTCctcacctcctgcctcccagaCTGGCGACCGGAGGCTCAGCGACAAGTGTTCTCCTCATCTGTCCCGGGTCGTGTGCCCTCACGCCATCccgggaggctgggggagagcagggggagccCTGGGCCATGACTGAGTTGAGACAGGACTCTGTCGTACCGGCTCGTGGGGGAGCCCGTGACCCTGCCTGGGGCCCGGTGGAGAGTCAGAGCACTCTCTGGGAGGCTCAGAGCCTCCCGCGGGGCCTCTCCTGGGAAGGCAGGCAGGGGGTTTGgggaagccgaggcccagagccACCAGGGAGTTGGTGGAGACCAAGGTTCTGGGACAGTGTGGCCCACGGCCTCTCCCTCGCCTCTCTGATCCCGCCGCAGCCACCTACACGCAGATTCAGCCACACTCGCtgatccagcagcagcagcagatccACCTGCAACAGAAGCAGGTGGTGATCCAGCAGCAGATCGCCATCCACCACCAGCAGCAGTTCCAGCACCGCCAGTCGCAGCTGCTGCACACGGCTACTCACCTGCAGCTGGCGCAGCCGCCGCCCCCGcagccggccccgccgcccccaccccagccagcccAGACCCTGGTGGTCCAGCCCATGCTGCAGACCCAGCCCCCAGACGGGGCCTCCAGGCCAACACCCCCTGGAGGGTCTAAGGCACCCCTTCCCCCAGGGCCGGTCAAGATGGCAGCCGCCCAGCAACCGCCGCCCCACATCCCGGTGCAGGTGCTGGGCGGCCGCCCGCCGGGCACGGCCCAGGCGCAGGCCCTGGGCATGGCTCAGCTGGCTGTGCCCGCCGTCCGGGGCCTGCCGGGGGCGGTTCAGCCCGGaggcccctccccgccctcctctcAGGGCTCCGGGCCCCCCGTTGACGGGGCCTCGGCTCCCGGCGTGAACGTGGTGCCCGTGCCCGGGACCGCGCACGTGCTGAAGGGCCCGGCTGCCTCCTCGCCGCCCGCCGTCGCCCAGGTGCCTGCCGCCTTCTACATGCAGCCCGTTCCACTGCAGGTGAGAGGAGGGCCCATCCCCTGcccgttccctgctcatgacGGTTGCTTGGGGTctccccactgagccaagcacggGCTGGGTTCCCTGGGGATCTGagcccactcccctccccttttccatgggtcttgaccaatcaatcagtcaatcaatcaatcaatcgtatttattgagcgcttagcaccaGCCTCTGCAGGCAGCACTTAGGGACCCTGAGAATCCACCCCGACTCCCATTCGTTGCTGGGCTGGCAGGATGCTGCaggggaaagagtaggggccCTTGATGCTGGGACCCCACTCTGCTGGCCCCGGGGGGTGCCCACAGCCGGGGCTGTTTTGGGACTTGGGAGCCCGGGCCTGTAGGAAGGTAATGccaggagggatttccaggcaggctGAGGGGCGGCGGGCTCCGCTTGCCATCCCCAGCTTCCCCTCCTCTGGCCACAGGGCAAGCAGCAGACCCTGGCGGTCAAACGCAAGGCTGAGGCGGAAGACGAGCGGGAGGAGGCGGTGGTGCCCGCGGGCATCGTGCTTCCCAGCAAGGTCTCGCCTGTGGCCCAGAGTCCCCTGGccatggaggagaaggggacctTCCCCGGTGAGATGCCTGTCCCGAGGGCCCTGGGGTACGGGCGGGACCACCCCCAGGGGCCACAGGATGGGTCCAGGGGTGGGACTTTTGGGCAGAAGGGGCCAGCGTCCATGGTTCTTCCAGAGAAAGCTGAGCTGGGGGCTGTGGCCGCCCCCAGTCACAGTGACCTGCCCGCCCCACCGCCTGCTCCGCTACCCGCTGCGCCCCCAACGCTGGCCATGGTGTTGCGCCAGCCTGGAGATTCCAAGCCGCCGCAGGCCATTGTGAAGCCTCAGATCCTGACCCACATCATCGAGGGCTTTGTCATCCAGGAGGGGGCAGAGCCATTCCCGGTAGGAGGTCCTGCGGGAGACCATTCCCCAGGAgctgggcaggggaggtggggaggtcaggacTTGGGGAGACCGTTCCTGGGagctggggggggtggaggggttggggcTTGGGGAGACCGTTCCCGGCGAGAAGCGGGGGTCAAGGCTTGGGGAGGCCATTCCTAgtgggtggggcaggaggaggatcaGGGATGAGGGAAATGATTGCCAGGAGGGAAGCAGATCCAGCTCCCTCAGCTTCCACCCCCACAACTCTGAAACTGGCGCGAGGCCGTTCTTGGGAGGCGGGACGGAGACACCGGAGACTGCTGAGGGTGGGGATGGCGCTGTGCTGACTGCCCTGTGCTCCCTGAGCAGGTGAGCTGCTCCCAGCTGCTCAAAGAGACCGAGAAGCCTCTGCAGGGGGACGTCTCTTCAGCGCCGAACGAGAATCAGTCTGGGGGTCCCCTGGCCGGGGAAGACCTGACTCCAGGTGAGATCCGGGCCTGGGACCAGATCCATTCGGCTCCGGAGAAGCCTGGAGGGTGGGTGGAAGAGCAAGGAATTCTGGGAGTTGGCCTGTTGGTTGACAGGAAAGCAGGCTGGGGGCTGCGGGGGCTCGGAGGCCTAGACCCTGGTGCTTCCCCAGTGGCGGCTGGTAATTCTCTCCCCGgtcctggggggccgggggagctcGTGccaccctctcccatcctcccgttcccccagaaCTGGATAAGAAAGCGGCGGATCTGCTCCAGTGTGAGTACTGTGGGAACTACGCCCCAGCCGACCAGTTCCGTGGCTCCAAGAGGTTCTGTTCCATGACGTGTGCCAAGAGgtactcccctcccaacccctactCTGACCCTATACCCCCAACCCTTGCCCCTTGCgccctggccctccccctcccttccagccaCCCATCCTGGCgcatcccctgccccttcctctgaccCTCCCCGTCCTTCGCCCGTAGCACATCCCTCAGCCCTTGCTTTGACTGCCCCCATCCCCCGCAAGCCACTCCTCCACACACATCCTCTAGCCCCTGCTCtgaccttcctccccacccccggccagcCCTATCCACACATCCCCTAGCTCCTCCtctgaccctcctccccacccagctgCCCCTTCGTACACATCCCATAGCTCCTGCTTCCCCAACTCCCAGATACAATGTGAGCTGCAGCCACCAGTTCCGGCTGAAGCGGAAGAAGATGAAGGAGTTCCAGGAGGCCGGCTACGCCCGCGTACGTCGGCGCGGTCCCCGCCGTGGCTCTTCGGACCTCGCCCGGGCCAAGATCCAGGGCAAACGCCACCGGGTGAGCCGTTTCCCCGCCCCCATGAGCTCCCTGTAGTCGACCACCCCCTCCCCGTGGCATGTCCCTAGCGCCCTGCCCTCTAAACTGCCCTCCATGGGTTTGGGGCCAGGAGGAGCCATTGAGTTGGCAACCCAAAGGCCCCAAGTCACCTTGCCACATGGCCCGGGACCACCTGGGCCAAGGTCCCAGCCCCTGCCACCTCTCCCCGACCTCTCAGGGTCCCTGACACCTCTCCCTGACCTCCCAGGGTCAGGAGGACTCCAGCCGCGGCTCCGACAACTCCAGCTATGACGAAGCCTTGTCGCCGACGTCGCCCGGGCCCCTGTCGACCAGGACCGGACACGGGGAGCGCGATCTGGGTGGCACCGGCACGGCCCCCCCGACGCCGGAGCTGCATGGCATCAATCCCGTGTTCCTGTCCAGCAACCCCAGCCGCTGGGGCGTGGAGGAGGTGTTCGCCTTCATAGCTTCCTTACAAGGTCAGACgtgaaccctgctctctcccagctGGGAGACGAGGTCCGGATGAGGGGCTGGGCCCAGGTTAGGGtcaggaagagtcagggatgttggatgaTCCAGGCTGCGTGGCTCAGGGGAGGAGTACGGCCTCTAACCTTAAGTGTCTGTCATTTGACATCCAGGTTTGCTCTGGCCTTTCCAGAGCACAGAGAGTCTGGGAGGGCCTAGGGGTGGTGGCCCAGGGTTGGTAATTCAGACACTGCCGAAAGCACACTTCGTAGGTGGGCCTCGGGTGAACTCCCAGGGGGTGAGTGCAGAATGTCCACCCTGAGGAATCGCCTCAGTCACGACCCCCGGGGCAAGGGGACAGCACCGCTCCCCTCCACCCTTAGGTCGACACCCTCTTGCTGCCACCTTCTGCCCGCAGGCTGCCAGGAGATCGCGGAGGAGTTCCGCTCGCAGGAGATCGACGGACAGGCCCTGCTGTTGCTCAAGGAGGAACACCTCATGAGTGCCATGAACATCAAGCTGGGCCCGGCCCTCAAGATCTGCGCCAAGATCAATGTCCTCAAGGAGACCTAGCAGGGGCCTAGACAATGGCCGCCGCCCACCTCGACGGGCACTCTGAGAGAACGGGAGCGGAGAcgctctgcccctccaccccggACCTGGGTTTCCAGCGCAGGCAGGCAAaaattgggggttgggggggggcccTGCCTGCACCGGTCCTGACCCTGCCCTGGGGCAGAGCGGCCTGTTTCCTTCCTGGCCGGCCCCTCCTCCCCAAGCCGGgccagaggaaaggggaaagatgagGCCCGGGAGGGCTGCCTGCGATCCTGCTGGCTCAGCCTGGCTGCCCCTGGGGCAGGGGCTCTGTGAGGGGGTGGAGGTGCAGCTGCCCGgcccacatctcctccttccctcccatcccttcccgaCCTCCCACCCCGTCCTCTGAGCTCCGCGTGGGCCTCGGGCACTCGGACCTGCCTCGGCCCTTGAGCCTTGTCCAACAAAAATATCCCATATTTTTTCTTCCTCAATAAAAGGATGAAAACCAGTCTGAgggtctttccctcctcctggcaGGGGGCAGGGCCACCTCATCCTCCAGGTTCAGCCCCAGATTCACAGAAGTCAGCCCTGGGGTGTTCTTGGTTTTTtaatgtttctgtacaaaaagTGGTGCAGACGTCACCCTTGTAAAACACCGGGGGGGCGGGCGCAGAGACAACTGCTGATTTTCGTGCCCCTCTCATCCGGGTGGAGTGCAGCGAGAGGGCCAGACACCCGTCTAGTCTGGCGCccggggcagagcaaagggaccagaaagaagaggaagtggggtgCAGGTCCTGAGGGAGGCCAGGAAGCCCCAGGAGTCAGGCCCTGACCCTGGTCCAGCCCCCACCGTGGCTCCCTCCTGTGGGGGTGAGGGCCAGGAGTCCCCCACGCTCAGCTCCGGGCAAGGGGCTGGAACGGCCGGGACAGCGGGGACAGGAATCCAGTGTGTGGAGGCAGCAGTGGTGGCAAcagtggcggcagcagcagcagcaggaacggAGAGAAGTAAAAAGGCCAAAGACAGTGTCTACTGCCCGTCCCCTCCAGGCGGGTTCTGGCCTGGTCCAGGAGTGCGTGGGGCAGCACGGCagggagcggagcggagcggagggcaggggaggagccgggcGGGACACGCTGGCTGCGGAacagggggagggcagaagggagggggccgGAACGCGGCCCTGGCCAGCCCCTCCGGCTCCAGCCTTGTCCAAGGTGGAGCAGAGCACAGCGTGTCACGGAGCAGAGGCAccggctgtgggactggggagggcggagg includes:
- the PHC1 gene encoding polyhomeotic-like protein 1, whose translation is METESEPNSSPTPGASGSGGSSRPQIAQMSLYERQAVQALQALQRQPNAAQYFHQFMLQQQLSNAQLHSLAAVQQATIAASRQASSPNPPQQTPTTQASINLATTSAAQLISRSQSVSSPSATTLTQSVLLGNPSSPPLNQTQAQMYLRPQLGSLLQVNRTLGRNVPLASQLILMPNGAVAAVQQEVPPAPSPGVHADTDQVQNLAVRTQQASAPSAPMSGPTQKTPPTAAPPASGLAQASTQALAVAHATSGGAGQSLNLSQAGGTGGPGGPGAAGGSGVPGPLGPGGLGGSCPRKGTGVVQPLPAAQAVTVSQGSQTEAESAATKKAEAEGTGPQSVGMNLTRTSAPAPGQTLISSATYTQIQPHSLIQQQQQIHLQQKQVVIQQQIAIHHQQQFQHRQSQLLHTATHLQLAQPPPPQPAPPPPPQPAQTLVVQPMLQTQPPDGASRPTPPGGSKAPLPPGPVKMAAAQQPPPHIPVQVLGGRPPGTAQAQALGMAQLAVPAVRGLPGAVQPGGPSPPSSQGSGPPVDGASAPGVNVVPVPGTAHVLKGPAASSPPAVAQVPAAFYMQPVPLQGKQQTLAVKRKAEAEDEREEAVVPAGIVLPSKVSPVAQSPLAMEEKGTFPEKAELGAVAAPSHSDLPAPPPAPLPAAPPTLAMVLRQPGDSKPPQAIVKPQILTHIIEGFVIQEGAEPFPVSCSQLLKETEKPLQGDVSSAPNENQSGGPLAGEDLTPELDKKAADLLQCEYCGNYAPADQFRGSKRFCSMTCAKRYNVSCSHQFRLKRKKMKEFQEAGYARVRRRGPRRGSSDLARAKIQGKRHRGQEDSSRGSDNSSYDEALSPTSPGPLSTRTGHGERDLGGTGTAPPTPELHGINPVFLSSNPSRWGVEEVFAFIASLQGCQEIAEEFRSQEIDGQALLLLKEEHLMSAMNIKLGPALKICAKINVLKET